One Setaria italica strain Yugu1 chromosome II, Setaria_italica_v2.0, whole genome shotgun sequence DNA segment encodes these proteins:
- the LOC101783294 gene encoding putative G-type lectin S-receptor-like serine/threonine-protein kinase At1g61610 isoform X2 — translation MDWSAVVLVVLLLLEPSPCASDDRLDLGKPLSPGTTIVSDDGGFALGFFTPTNSTSTPAKLYLGIWYNDIPTLTVVWVANRETPATNTTSSTPTLSLTNTSNLVLSDASGVVLWATNVTAVSGSSSPAAAAAMLLNTGNLVIRSPNGTAIWQSFDHPADSFLPGMKIRLAFATRAGVRLVSWKAPGDPSPGTFSYGIDAGTALQLFLWNGTRPLMRDGPWTGYSIASRYQANASVFVYQAIVSTDEEIYLTYTLSDGAARARFVVTVAGRYQLQSWKGGGSSAWSVLGDWPAWECSRYGHCGPYGYCDNTVAAPTCRCLDGFEPADAEEWSGGDFSRGCQRKEALRCAAGDGFLALPGMKSPDKFVRVANRTRDECAAECAGNCSCVAYAYANLSTTTTAGDVTRCLVWAGDLIDTEKMGDVVGSDTLYLRLAGLDAAVQGVRGKSNALRIALPTVLTTSILIITGIFVSWFKFRGKRRSNKEYNTKVSLVTTSSSDVLVEGSPAQDFELPFIKFEDIETATHNFSEAYKIGQGGFGKVYKAMLGGQEVAIKRLSKDSEQGTEEFRNEAILIAKLQHRNLVRLLGCSVEGGEKILVYEYLPNRSLDAILFDSSRKTSLDWPTRFNIIKGVARGLLYLHQDSRLTIVHRDLKAANVLLDADMRPKIADFGMARIFNDNQKNANTRRVVGTYGYMAPEYAMEGVFSVKSDVYSFGVLILELVTGTKRSSFNTIKGFPNLMIYAWNMWKDGKGKDLVDPSIMDTCSQDEVLLCSHMALLCAQENPNDRPFMSSVVLALENGSTTLPTPKNPGHYAQGSSDMEQIRDRIDNSMNSLTLTNIEGR, via the exons ATGGATTGGTCAGCGGTagtcctcgtcgtcctcctcctcctcgagccTTCGCCGTGTGCATCCGACGACCGGCTGGACCTCGGCAAGCCGCTCTCCCCCGGCACCACCATAGTATCCGACGACGGCGGCTTCGCCTTGGGCTTCTTCacccccaccaactccacctccACTCCGGCCAAGCTCTACCTCGGCATATGGTACAATGACATCCCAACGCTCACCGTGGTGTGGGTCGCCAACAGAGAAACCCCGGCCACgaacaccacctcctccacacCGACGCTGTCCCTGACCAACACGTCCAACCTCGTCCTCTCCGACGCCAGTGGCGTCGTCCTCTGGGCAACCAACGTCACCGCCGTCTCCGGCAGCTcctctccggccgccgccgccgccatgcttcTCAACACCGGCAACCTCGTCATCCGGTCCCCGAACGGCACCGCCATATGGCAGAGCTTCGACCACCCCGCCGACTCGTTCCTCCCCGGCATGAAGATCCGGCTCGCGTTCGCCACGCGCGCCGGCGTGCGCCTGGTGTCGTGGAAGGCACCCGGCGACCCCTCGCCGGGGACCTTCTCCTACGGCATCGACGCCGGCACGGCCCTGCAGCTCTTCCTCTGGAACGGGACGCGCCCGCTGATGCGCGACGGGCCATGGACGGGCTACTCCATCGCCAGCCGGTACCAGGCCAACGCCAGCGTCTTCGTCTACCAGGCCATAGTCAGCACCGACGAGGAGATCTACCTGACCTACACCCTCTccgacggcgccgcccgcgccaggTTCGTCGTGACTGTCGCCGGCAGGTACCAGCTCCAGAGCTGGAaaggcggcggctcgtcggcgtgGTCGGTCCTCGGCGACTGGCCGGCCTGGGAGTGCAGCCGCTACGGCCACTGCGGCCCGTACGGCTACTGCGACAACACGGTGGCAGCGCCGACGTGCAGGTGCCTCGACGGCTTCGAgcccgccgacgccgaggagtGGAGCGGCGGCGACTTCTCGCGGGGGTGCCAGCGGAAGGAGGCGCTGCggtgcgccgccggcgacggcttcTTGGCCCTGCCGGGGATGAAGTCGCCGGACAAGTTCGTGCGCGTCGCGAACCGGACCCGCGACGAGTGCGCGGCGGAGTGCGCCGGCAACTGTTCCTGCGTGGCGTACGCTTACGCCAACCTGAGCACCACCACGACGGCGGGGGACGTGACGAGGTGCTTGGTGTGGGCCGGCGACCTGATCGACACGGAGAAGATGGGTGACGTGGTAGGCAGCGACACGCTGTACCTCCGGCTTGCAGGCTTGGATGCAGCCGTGCAAG GTGTCAGAGGAAAGAGCAATGCACTAAGGATTGCTCTGCCAACAGTTTTGACGACTAGCATTCTAATAATCACAGGCATATTTGTTTCCTGGTTTAAATTCAGAG GTAAAAGAAGAAGTAATAAGGAATATAACACCAAGGTAAGTCTGGTTACTACGAGTTCGTCAGATGTACTCGTTGAAGGAAGCCCTGCCCAAGATTTTGAGCTTCCCTTCATCAAATTTGAGGACATTGAGACTGCGACACACAATTTCTCGGAAGCGTATAAGATAGGACAAGGAGGCTTTGGCAAAGTTTATAAG GCAATGCTAGGTGGTCAGGAAGTAGCTATCAAAAGGCTAAGTAAGGATTCAGAGCAAGGAACTGAGGAATTCAGGAATGAAGCTATTCTAATTGCCAAACTGCAACATAGAAATTTGGTCCGACTACTTGGTTGTAGTGTTGAGGGTGGTGAAAAGATCCTCGTATATGAGTATTTGCCTAATAGAAGCTTGGATGCCATTCTTTTCG ATAGCTCAAGAAAAACGTCATTAGATTGGCCAACGCGATTTAACATAATAAAAGGGGTAGCAAGAGGACTTCTTTACCTTCACCAAGATTCAAGATTGACCATAGTTCATAGAGACCTCAAAGCTGCTAATGTTTTGCTAGATGCAGATATGAGACCTAAGATAGCAGACTTCGGCATGGCAAGGATCTTCAATGATAACCAGAAAAATGCAAACACTCGGCGTGTCGTCGGAACATA TGGCTACATGGCTCCTGAGTACGCAATGGAAGGAGTCTTTTCTGTCAAGTCTGATGTCTATAGCTTTGGTGTCCTGATCTTGGAGCTTGTAACTGGTACAAAGAGAAGTAGTTTTAACACAATCAAGGGTTTTCCAAATCTTATGATCTAC GCATGGAATATGTGGAAAGATGGGAAGGGAAAAGACTTGGTTGACCCATCTATTATGGATACTTGTTCACAGGATGAAGTTTTGCTTTGTAGTCATATGGCACTCCTGTGTGCCCAGGAAAACCCAAATGATAGGCCATTTATGTCATCTGTTGTGTTGGCCTTGGAGAATGGAAGCACCACACTCCCAACACCTAAAAACCCTGGCCACTATGCACAGGGCAGTAGTGATATGGAGCAAATAAGAGACAGAATTGACAATTCCATGAATTCCCTTACTCTCACGAATATAGAGGGACGAtaa
- the LOC101783294 gene encoding putative G-type lectin S-receptor-like serine/threonine-protein kinase At1g61610 isoform X1, which yields MDWSAVVLVVLLLLEPSPCASDDRLDLGKPLSPGTTIVSDDGGFALGFFTPTNSTSTPAKLYLGIWYNDIPTLTVVWVANRETPATNTTSSTPTLSLTNTSNLVLSDASGVVLWATNVTAVSGSSSPAAAAAMLLNTGNLVIRSPNGTAIWQSFDHPADSFLPGMKIRLAFATRAGVRLVSWKAPGDPSPGTFSYGIDAGTALQLFLWNGTRPLMRDGPWTGYSIASRYQANASVFVYQAIVSTDEEIYLTYTLSDGAARARFVVTVAGRYQLQSWKGGGSSAWSVLGDWPAWECSRYGHCGPYGYCDNTVAAPTCRCLDGFEPADAEEWSGGDFSRGCQRKEALRCAAGDGFLALPGMKSPDKFVRVANRTRDECAAECAGNCSCVAYAYANLSTTTTAGDVTRCLVWAGDLIDTEKMGDVVGSDTLYLRLAGLDAAVQGVRGKSNALRIALPTVLTTSILIITGIFVSWFKFRGKRRSNKEYNTKVSLVTTSSSDVLVEGSPAQDFELPFIKFEDIETATHNFSEAYKIGQGGFGKVYKAMLGGQEVAIKRLSKDSEQGTEEFRNEAILIAKLQHRNLVRLLGCSVEGGEKILVYEYLPNRSLDAILFVLCFDMHADSSRKTSLDWPTRFNIIKGVARGLLYLHQDSRLTIVHRDLKAANVLLDADMRPKIADFGMARIFNDNQKNANTRRVVGTYGYMAPEYAMEGVFSVKSDVYSFGVLILELVTGTKRSSFNTIKGFPNLMIYAWNMWKDGKGKDLVDPSIMDTCSQDEVLLCSHMALLCAQENPNDRPFMSSVVLALENGSTTLPTPKNPGHYAQGSSDMEQIRDRIDNSMNSLTLTNIEGR from the exons ATGGATTGGTCAGCGGTagtcctcgtcgtcctcctcctcctcgagccTTCGCCGTGTGCATCCGACGACCGGCTGGACCTCGGCAAGCCGCTCTCCCCCGGCACCACCATAGTATCCGACGACGGCGGCTTCGCCTTGGGCTTCTTCacccccaccaactccacctccACTCCGGCCAAGCTCTACCTCGGCATATGGTACAATGACATCCCAACGCTCACCGTGGTGTGGGTCGCCAACAGAGAAACCCCGGCCACgaacaccacctcctccacacCGACGCTGTCCCTGACCAACACGTCCAACCTCGTCCTCTCCGACGCCAGTGGCGTCGTCCTCTGGGCAACCAACGTCACCGCCGTCTCCGGCAGCTcctctccggccgccgccgccgccatgcttcTCAACACCGGCAACCTCGTCATCCGGTCCCCGAACGGCACCGCCATATGGCAGAGCTTCGACCACCCCGCCGACTCGTTCCTCCCCGGCATGAAGATCCGGCTCGCGTTCGCCACGCGCGCCGGCGTGCGCCTGGTGTCGTGGAAGGCACCCGGCGACCCCTCGCCGGGGACCTTCTCCTACGGCATCGACGCCGGCACGGCCCTGCAGCTCTTCCTCTGGAACGGGACGCGCCCGCTGATGCGCGACGGGCCATGGACGGGCTACTCCATCGCCAGCCGGTACCAGGCCAACGCCAGCGTCTTCGTCTACCAGGCCATAGTCAGCACCGACGAGGAGATCTACCTGACCTACACCCTCTccgacggcgccgcccgcgccaggTTCGTCGTGACTGTCGCCGGCAGGTACCAGCTCCAGAGCTGGAaaggcggcggctcgtcggcgtgGTCGGTCCTCGGCGACTGGCCGGCCTGGGAGTGCAGCCGCTACGGCCACTGCGGCCCGTACGGCTACTGCGACAACACGGTGGCAGCGCCGACGTGCAGGTGCCTCGACGGCTTCGAgcccgccgacgccgaggagtGGAGCGGCGGCGACTTCTCGCGGGGGTGCCAGCGGAAGGAGGCGCTGCggtgcgccgccggcgacggcttcTTGGCCCTGCCGGGGATGAAGTCGCCGGACAAGTTCGTGCGCGTCGCGAACCGGACCCGCGACGAGTGCGCGGCGGAGTGCGCCGGCAACTGTTCCTGCGTGGCGTACGCTTACGCCAACCTGAGCACCACCACGACGGCGGGGGACGTGACGAGGTGCTTGGTGTGGGCCGGCGACCTGATCGACACGGAGAAGATGGGTGACGTGGTAGGCAGCGACACGCTGTACCTCCGGCTTGCAGGCTTGGATGCAGCCGTGCAAG GTGTCAGAGGAAAGAGCAATGCACTAAGGATTGCTCTGCCAACAGTTTTGACGACTAGCATTCTAATAATCACAGGCATATTTGTTTCCTGGTTTAAATTCAGAG GTAAAAGAAGAAGTAATAAGGAATATAACACCAAGGTAAGTCTGGTTACTACGAGTTCGTCAGATGTACTCGTTGAAGGAAGCCCTGCCCAAGATTTTGAGCTTCCCTTCATCAAATTTGAGGACATTGAGACTGCGACACACAATTTCTCGGAAGCGTATAAGATAGGACAAGGAGGCTTTGGCAAAGTTTATAAG GCAATGCTAGGTGGTCAGGAAGTAGCTATCAAAAGGCTAAGTAAGGATTCAGAGCAAGGAACTGAGGAATTCAGGAATGAAGCTATTCTAATTGCCAAACTGCAACATAGAAATTTGGTCCGACTACTTGGTTGTAGTGTTGAGGGTGGTGAAAAGATCCTCGTATATGAGTATTTGCCTAATAGAAGCTTGGATGCCATTCTTTTCG TGCTTTGTTTCGATATGCATGCAGATAGCTCAAGAAAAACGTCATTAGATTGGCCAACGCGATTTAACATAATAAAAGGGGTAGCAAGAGGACTTCTTTACCTTCACCAAGATTCAAGATTGACCATAGTTCATAGAGACCTCAAAGCTGCTAATGTTTTGCTAGATGCAGATATGAGACCTAAGATAGCAGACTTCGGCATGGCAAGGATCTTCAATGATAACCAGAAAAATGCAAACACTCGGCGTGTCGTCGGAACATA TGGCTACATGGCTCCTGAGTACGCAATGGAAGGAGTCTTTTCTGTCAAGTCTGATGTCTATAGCTTTGGTGTCCTGATCTTGGAGCTTGTAACTGGTACAAAGAGAAGTAGTTTTAACACAATCAAGGGTTTTCCAAATCTTATGATCTAC GCATGGAATATGTGGAAAGATGGGAAGGGAAAAGACTTGGTTGACCCATCTATTATGGATACTTGTTCACAGGATGAAGTTTTGCTTTGTAGTCATATGGCACTCCTGTGTGCCCAGGAAAACCCAAATGATAGGCCATTTATGTCATCTGTTGTGTTGGCCTTGGAGAATGGAAGCACCACACTCCCAACACCTAAAAACCCTGGCCACTATGCACAGGGCAGTAGTGATATGGAGCAAATAAGAGACAGAATTGACAATTCCATGAATTCCCTTACTCTCACGAATATAGAGGGACGAtaa